Proteins from a single region of Rhinolophus sinicus isolate RSC01 linkage group LG13, ASM3656204v1, whole genome shotgun sequence:
- the SCP2D1 gene encoding SCP2 sterol-binding domain-containing protein 1 has product MWKRIDHQPKIKAGDGPQESQFRELSSAQEHAMPHPRELSESQSFLVFEDISHHIKEVGAQLVKKVNAIFQLDITKDGKIVLQWTIDLKNGSGDMYPGSARLPADTVFTIPEPVFMELVLGKMNPQKAFLAGKFKVSGKVLLGQKLERVFKDWAKF; this is encoded by the coding sequence ATGTGGAAGAGAATCGATCACCAGCCCAAGATCAAAGCAGGGGATGGACCTCAGGAGAGCCAGTTCAGGGAACTGAGTTCAGCTCAGGAACATGCCATGCCACACCCTCGAGAGCTGTCAGAATCCCAGAGTTTCCTGGTTTTTGAGGACATTAGCCATCACATCAAAGAAGTGGGGGCCCAACTGGTAAAGAAAGTCAATGCCATCTTTCAGCTGGACATCACCAAAGATGGTAAGATCGTTTTGCAGTGGACCATTGATCTGAAGAATGGTTCTGGGGACATGTATCCAGGATCTGCCAGGCTCCCAGCAGACACTGTCTTCACTATCCCGGAACCTGTCTTTATGGAGTTGGTTTTGGGCAAAATGAACCCTCAGAAGGCTTTCCTTGCCGGCAAGTTCAAAGTGAGCGGCAAAGTTCTGCTTGGCCAGAAGCTGGAGAGGGTTTTCAAAGACTGGGCTAAATTTTAA